A region from the Silene latifolia isolate original U9 population chromosome 7, ASM4854445v1, whole genome shotgun sequence genome encodes:
- the LOC141592577 gene encoding protein HEAT STRESS TOLERANT DWD 1: protein MVRSIKNRQKARRKNNSNRSSNNGEASSSATAAAITTGVSAPARVWQPGVDGMEDGEELHCDTSAYNSLHAFQEGWPCLSFDIVRDSLGLIRTEFPHTIYVVSGTQAEKVTDNSIEIFKLSNISGKRRDLVPKKSAEGSDMDSDDDDSDEDSDEEERGTGGPVLQSRKVAHQGCINRTRSMPQSPHICATWGDTGFVQIWDFSKHLNFLAESETTAGAKEPTIFKQAPLSIFKHKDEGYAIDWSPLVPGRLVSGDCQNSIYLWEPESGTKWNVDKKPFVGHAASVEDLQWSPTEANVFASASVDKKIAIWDTRLGKSAAASFKAHDADVNVLSWNRLASCMLASGSDDGSFSIRDLRMIKDGDAVVAHFTYHKHPITSIEWSPHEASTLSVSSADNQLTIWDLSLERDEEEEAEFKAEIEDKVNAPTDLPPQLLFVHQGQKDIKELHWHVQIPGMIISTAADGFNVFMPSNIETSLPAANGP from the exons ATGGTTAGaagcattaaaaaccgtcaaaaAGCTCGCAGAAAAAACAACAGCAACAGG AGTTCCAACAATGGTGAAGCATCATCTTCAGCAACAGCAGCAGCAATAACAACAGGCGTTTCGGCGCCGGCTAGAGTATGGCAGCCTGGTGTGGATGGCATGGAAGATGGTGAAGAGCTTCACTGTGACACTTCTGCTTATAATTCTCTTCATGCCTTTCAGGAAGGCTGGCCTTGCTTgag TTTTGATATCGTTCGTGATTCTCTTGGGTTAATCCGGACAGAGTTTCCTCATACTATTTATGTTGTCAGCGGAACACAG GCGGAGAAAGTAACTGATAATTCCATTGAAATATTTAAGCTATCTAACATTTCTGGAAAGAGGCGTGATTTAGTACCTAAAAAATCAGCTGAAGGCTCTGACATggacagtgatgatgatgatagtgatgaagaTAGTGACGAAGAAGAGCGTGGCACAGGAGGTCCTGTATTGCAG TCACGGAAGGTGGCTCATCAAGGATGTATCAACCGAACACGTTCGATGCCTCAAAGCCCCCATATTTGTGCGACTTGGGGAGATACTGGCTTTGTGCAG ATTTGGGACTTCAGTAAACATCTCAATTTCTTGGCAGAGTCGGAAACTACTGCTGGTGCTAAGGAACCTACCATATTTAAGCAGGCCCCATTAAGCATTTTCAAACATAAAGATGAAGGCTATGCTATAGATTGGAGTCCCCTTGTTCCAGGAAGACTTGTGTCTG GTGACTGCCAAAATTCTATTTATCTTTGGGAACCTGAATCTGGAACCAAATGGAATGTTGATAAGAAGCCTTTTGTTGGTCATGCTGCAAGTGTGGAAGATCTTCAG TGGAGCCCTACAGAGGCAAATGTATTTGCGTCTGCTTCCGTGGATAAGAAAATTGCTATATGGGACACTCGTCTAGGGAAGTCTGCCGCAGCATCATTCAAAGCTCACGATGCAGATGTAAATGTACTCTCATGGAACAG GTTAGCTAGCTGTATGTTGGCATCTGGAAGTGATGATGGGTCATTCTCAATCCGTGATCTCAGAATGATCAAG GACGGAGATGCCGTGGTGGCTCATTTCACATACCACAAACACCCCATCACCTCCATCGAATGGAGCCCACATGAGGCCTCAACCCTCTCAGTCTCTTCTGCTGATAATCAGCTCAC GATATGGGACCTGTCTCTAGAAAGAGATGAGGAAGAGGAGGCAGAGTTTAAAGCTGAAATTGAAGACAAAGTCAACGCTCCAACAGACTTGCCTCCTCAGCTGTTGTTTGTTCATCAG GGCCAAAAGGACATAAAGGAGCTTCATTGGCATGTCCAGATTCCTGGGATGATCATATCGACTGCTGCTGATGGTTTTAACGTCTTCATGCCCTCAAATATAGAGACCTCACTTCCGGCAGCAAACGGTCCTTGA
- the LOC141591250 gene encoding heat shock cognate 70 kDa protein 2-like: MAGKGEGPAIGIDLGTKYCCVAVWQHDHVEIISDFGKRTTPSYVAFTDTQRFIGDAAMDRVEKDPINTIFDVKRVIGRRFSDPSVQDDMKHWPFKVIQGPGDRPIIVANYKGEDKQFAAEEISSMLLTKMKEVAEAFLGSTVKNAVVSVPAYFSDSQRQATMDAGVIAGLNVICIINEPTAAAMAYGLDKIKTSTGEKNVLVFDLGGGTLDVTLFTIDYGIFEVKATAGDTHLGGVDFDNRMVNHFVEEFKTKNKKEISGNPRALAKLRTACEKAKKTLSSAAQTTIAVESLYQGIDFYTPITRADFEKMNMDLFDKCMKAVRNCLKDAKMDKSTVHDVVLVGGSTRIPKVQQLLQDFFNGKELCKNINPDEAVACGAAIQAAFLSGDSSEKLEDLLLLNVNPLSLVSKTGDGVVTELIKRNTTIPTRKDHVFSTCSDNQSSVLIQVYQGEKFQIRDNILLGKFELLDIPLAARGVPQITVRFDINANGILDVSVKDNTMGQKNKLTNDKGRLSKEEVEKMVEEAKKYKSEDDEHKKKGEAKNALENYAYNMKNTVRGEKIRDKLSEVDKKKINDAINETISWLDDNQLAEADEYEDKMKELASICNTIIRKKKDEAKTALKEYALNIGNMVNDKKKKIDIAIGQTMIWLEDNKLAEIEEFDDKRTELKKICNQIIMENMKN, from the exons ATGGCGGGTAAAGGAGAAGGTCCAGCAATCGGAATTGATCTTGGTACAAAGTACTGTTGTGTCGCAGTTTGGCAGCATGATCATGTCGAGATTATTTCCGATTTTGGTAAAAGAACAACTCCGTCTTATGTTGCTTTTACTGATACTCAGAGGTTCATTGGTGATGCTGCTATGGACCGGGTTGAAAAAGACCCTATCAACACCATTTTCG ATGTGAAGAGGGTGATCGGCAGGAGGTTCAGCGACCCCTCGGTCCAAGATGACATGAAGCACTGGCCATTCAAGGTTATCCAGGGTCCAGGTGACAGACCAATTATTGTCGCCAACTACAAAGGCGAGGACAAGCAATTTGCTGCCGAGGAGATTTCCTCCATGCTCCTCACTAAGATGAAGGAGGTTGCCGAGGCTTTTCTGGGGTCAACTGTAAAGAATGCTGTTGTCAGCGTCCCTGCCTATTTCAGTGATTCTCAGCGTCAGGCCACGATGGATGCTGGAGTCATTGCAGGCTTGAATGTTATATGTATCATCAATGAGCCTACTGCTGCTGCCATGGCTTATGGTCTTGACAAGATTAAAACTAGCACTGGCGAGAAGAATGTGTTGGTTTTCGATCTTGGTGGTGGGACATTAGATGTTACGTTGTTTACAATTGATTATGGTATTTTTGAGGTGAAAGCTACTGCTGGAGACACACACCTTGGTGGTGTGGATTTCGATAATAGAATGGTAAATCACTTCGTAGAAGAGTTTAAGACGAAAAATAAGAAAGAGATTAGTGGAAATCCAAGGGCTTTGGCAAAATTGAGGACGGCCTGTGAGAAGGCAAAGAAAACTCTTTCATCCGCTGCTCAGACTACCATTGCGGTTGAATCTCTCTATCAGGGTATTGATTTCTATACCCCTATCACTCGTGCCGAttttgagaaaatgaacatggatTTGTTCGATAAGTGTATGAAGGCTGTTAGGAATTGTTTGAAAGACGCCAAGATGGACAAGAGCACTGTCCATGATGTTGTTCTCGTTGGCGGGTCCACAAGGATTCCGAAAGTTCAGCAGCTTTTGCAAGACTTTTTCAATGGCAAGGAGCTATGCAagaacatcaatcccgatgaGGCCGTTGCTTGTGGAGCAGCTATTCAGGCCGCCTTTTTGAGTGGCGATAGTAGCGAGAAGCTCGAAGATTTATTGCTTCTTAATGTCAATCCTCTGTCCCTTGTTTCAAAGACAGGCGATGGTGTCGTGACAGAATTGATCAAGAGAAACACGACAATTCCTACAAGGAAGGACCATGTGTTCTCCACTTGCTCCGATAACCAGTCTAGTGTGTTAATTCAGGTGTACCAAGGAGAGAAATTCCAAATCCGTGATAACATCTTGCTGGGCAAATTCGAGCTCCTGGACATCCCTCTGGCTGCCAGAGGTGTTCCCCAGATCACAGTGCGATTTGATATTAATGCCAATGGCATCCTCGACGTTTCTGTTAAGGACAACACTATGGGGCAAAAGAACAAGTTAACCAACGACAAGGGTAGACTTTCTAAGGAAGAGGTTGAGAAGATGGTTGAAGAAGCTAAGAAATACAAGTCCGAGGACGATGAACATAAGAAGAAGGGTGAAGCCAAGAACGCCTTGGAGAACTATGCTTATAACATGAAGAACACGGTTAGGGGTGAAAAGATCAGAGACAAGCTTTCTGAAGTAGACAAGAAGAAGATCAATGATGCCATTAATGAGACCATCTCATGGCTTGATGATAACCAGCTTGCTGAAGCTGATGAGTACGAGGATAAGATGAAGGAACTCGCGAGCATTTGCAACACCATTATTAGGAAGAAGAAGGATGAGGCCAAAACTGCGCTGAAGGAGTACGCTTTAAATATTGGGAACATGGTGAATGATAAGAAGAAGAAGATCGACATTGCCATTGGCCAGACCATGATATGGCTTGAGGATAACAAGCTTGCCGAGATTGAGGAGTTTGATGACAAGAGGACGGAGCTCAAGAAAATTTGCAACCAGATTATAATGgagaatatgaaaaattaa